The DNA window GGCTCGGTTGCGGCGGGTGACGCCACGCCGGTACTCACGTCGCGGAGCTGCTTGAGAGCACCATCGGCGGTGGGGAGCTTCGCCAGCGCGTCCTGCATGCGCTGGTAGGGGATGTCGTTCACGTAGAGGTCTACGCGCAGCCCAGAGACTACTTCCTCCCTGCGGTCGGGGCGCAGCCCCTTCCCGAACACCCAGCCGTCGGGCTTCGGGTCGAAGGAGGCCGTGATCGAGTAATTGGTCACCTGGGTGACGGTCCCGGTGGGGTTGTCGTCGCGGAGCGGGTCTGTCTTCGAGATCATCACGAGATCGCCCACGCGGATCTCGTGGTCGGGGAGGGGCTGGCCCTTCTGTTCGCGCATGAGCTTGACGTGGTGCCCGCCGAGGCCCTCGCCCTCGTCGCGGCCCCGCATGCGGAGCAGCGCGCGTCCCCGATCCTCGCGCTCCCGGCCCGAGAGGGTTTCAATCTCCCGCTCGTGGCGGCGCATCTCTTCCTCCCGCTCCAGTTCTACGAGGTCGGTCAGCCGGGTGGCGTACGCCCGGGCCGACTCGGTCTCCGCGTCGAGGAGCGCAATCGAGACCGTCGAGGTGCCGATGCGGCCGCCGTCGAGCGCCTGCACGATGCGGTCGGCCACGTCGGGGCGTACGTTCACCGTCGCTGTGTCGTCGTCGATGTCGATGGCCCCAATGGCGTCGGGCGCCACGTCCGCCTCGTTCGTGAAGGCGCCGACGATGTCGCTGGGGCCTTCGTCCGACGGTGGTTGGAAGTGCACGAGCAGTGTTGTCTCGTCGCTCATGGGGGAGGCTGTATTTGGGGCAAAGCCCGCGCGGGGATGCCGTACGCGCTTCCCAAAACGAGAGTTGCGGCGCGGGACGACCGGAACGGCCCGGGGAAAGGGCGAACCGGGACACCTGCCCGCCCTGCCCTCCGCTTCACTGGGGGGGACACTTTGGAAATGGAACCGTCAAGGTATCGAAATATGACGGTTCTATGGGCTTAATCTGGCGTTGGTATTTATGTGGTGCGGACGCGGGCGGTGTCGCGTCCGGTGTGGCGGTGCGTTCGCCGCGACACGCTCGTCCTACATGCCTCTTCACCAACACATACACTACGCATGTTTCGCAGGCATCGATACGTCCTCGTCGTACTCTTTCTCATTGGGGCGGCCACGCTCGCGTTTTCGGATGCCGCGGCCCAGTCGGCCGGGATTATTGAGGGCCAGGTCGTCGACACGGGCGACGGCTCCCCGCTGCCCGGCGCCAACGTGGTCGTGGAGGGCACGTCGATCGGGACGTCCACCGACCCCGACGGGCGGTTCCGGCTCACGAGCGTCCCGGCCGGCCCGCAGACCCTAACGGTATCCTTCGTTAGCTACAAGTCCAGCAGCACGACCGTCGACGTGGAGGCGGGCCAGGCCCAAACGGTCAATGTTGAGCTCGCCAGCGAGGTGCTGGAGGGAGAGGAGGTCGTCGTTCGTGGCCTTCGGCGGAGTCAGTTTCGGTCGATCAACCAGAAGCGACAGTCGCTCAATATCGTCGACGCCCTGGCGGCCGACCGCATCGGAAACCTGCCCGAGAAGAACATTGCCGAGGCCGTGCAGCGGCTGCCGGGCATCGTGCTCCGAAACGACCGCACGGAGGGCCGCTTCGTGTCCATTCGTGGCGGCGCGGCGAATCTCAACAACGTGACGCTCAACGGCAACACGCTCGCCTCCACCGCCGGCTCGCGGGCCACGGCCCTCGACCTGCTGCCGGCCGAGATGGTGTCGAACGTGGAGGTCACGAAGGCCGTCACGCCGGACATGCCCGGCAACGCCATCGGCGGCTCGATTGACATCAGCACGCTTTCGGCCTTCGACCGGGAGGGGGCCTTCGCCTTCGGCTCCGTCCGGGCGCTCTCACACGACCAGCAGGTGCCCGACCTCGGGGAGACGGCGTTTCCGTTCCGCGCGAACGTGACCGCCGGAACGAAGGTCGGCCCGGACGACGCCTTCGGCCTGTTGATCTCGGCCAGCGGCTCGCGCCGCGACTTTACGACCTCGGGGCTGAAGGGGGAGGGCTGGGGGGAGTTCTCCGGCGAGGGCAGCATCGACCTCCGCCCCGACTTTGGGGGCGCCGTCGTTCCGGAGGCGCAGGAGCAGATCGTAGAGCGCAACCGCCGTCGCCGCTTTGCGGTGAACGCCAGCCTTGATTGGCGCCCGAACAAGAACGTCGAGGTCTACCTCCGGCCCTACTACACGTTCACCGACGAGAAGAAGCTGGACAACGAGCTGGAGTACAACATGGTGTACGACCCGGAGGACTATCCGGGGGACCCGCGGCCGACCACGACCGAGTCCGGGGCCCGGTTCGCCCGCGGGTTCGGCTCGGTCGACCTCAGCGACACCGACGAGGAGGAGTCGCTCTGGGGCGGGAATCTCGGGGTCGAGCATCAGTTCGACGGGGCCGTCACCCTCTCGGCAAGCGGCTCCTACTCCCGCGGCGTGCTCGACCGTCGTCAGGAGGACGCCGAGTTCGAGACGCCGGAAACCACGCGGGCGTCGGGGGTTGCCGACATGGGGAACTTCCTGTTCGACTACTACCCGGAGAACCCCGACTACGTCGGCAATGGCGCCAACTACACCGCCAACGAGGTGGACCTCGAGTACAACGAGAACATCGAGAACACCTACGCGGCGCAGGCCGACCTCCGCGTTCCGTTCTCGTCCGCTGGCGTGTCCGGCTACGTCGAGACCGGGGGCCAGTTTCAGGCCCGCGACAAATCGATCGACGCGGCCGACACCGGGTACGACTACGTCGGGGGCGGCAGCCTCACGCTGGCCGACTTTGAGGCGCCCCGCGTGCAAACGGTGCAGGTGGGAAATGGCCTGATGCCGTTCGCCAACACCCAGGCGATGGTGGCCGACTTTCTCGGGGATCTCTGCAACCCGTCGACCGAGCAGCGCTTCGCCGGCGAGCGGCGCTGCCGGGCCTCCAACGCCGTCTACGAGCGCGTGGGGGCCGAGGACCTGGCCATCGCCGACATTGAGGACGACTCCGAGAACGCGGAGGCGATTTACGCCGGCTTCGCGATGGCCTCGGTCGAGGTGGGGGCCCTGACCGCCCTCGGCGGCCTTCGCGTCGAGCATACCTCCACCGAGACCGACCGCTTTCAGCTCCGGGAGGACGAGGAGTTCGACCCCGAGGAGGACGTGGTTCGGCAGACCTTCGAAAACGCCTACACGAACGTTCTCCCGTCCCTGCACCTGACGCTGCAGGCAACGGAGGCCCTGCAGCTGCGGGCCGCCTGGTCCAACACGATTGGACGGCCGGAATACGACGACCTTGGCGCCTTCAGCGAGGTCGAAATCGTCGAGGAAGGCGGCAATCTCTTGGCGAGCGTGAACGAGGGGAACCCGACCCTCGACCCGTTCACGGCCATGAATTTCGACCTCGCGGCCGAGTACTACTTCCCCAACGGCGGGCTGGCGTCGATCGGCGGCTTTCACAAGCGGATTGACAACGCCATCTACACGTTCAGCTCCGAGCAGCGGAACGTACAGGATCCCTTCGGCCAGGGACGCACGTTCGACCGCATCTCTCGATCGCAACTGCGGAACGCGGATTTGGGAACGGTAACCGGCGTGGAGATTGCCTACCAGCAGCCGTTCACCTTCCTGCCGGAGCCGTTCAACGCGCTCGGCCTCAACGCCAACACGACCCTCACCACTTCGGACGTGGACGTCCCGGAGTACGAGGACAGTCCCGCCCGGCCCGACTATTCCTTCTTCCAGCAGTCGGACCTGGTCTACAACATCATCCCCTACGTCCAGACCGGAGGCTTCGAGGCGCGTGTGGCGATCAACTACCAGGGCGAGTACCTGGAGGGCATCGACGGCAGCTCGCCGCTTGAGGACGAATACGTCGGCGACCGCACGACCGTGGACATCAACGCCACGTACCAGTTCCAGTCGGTGCTGGGGGAGCCGGAGCTGTTGCTGCAGGTGCAGAACATCACCAACGAGCCGGAGGTCTTCCAGACGGGGCGGGCCAAGAACCTCGGGTTCCACTACCGGAGCGGCCGCACCGTGACGGTGGGCCTCTCGACGGAATTTTAGGTCGACACGGCGCCCCACACTTGTCGTTCCTCACACGTCCCCTTCCCCGTCGCCGGGGGAGGGGGATGCATGTTTCTGCCCATCCTGCGGGAGGCGCAACGCCAACGCGCCGTTCCCAACGCCCTTTGCGGGAGCGGCCGCCTCGACGTGAAGCCCTGCAGGGCATCTCCAAACTACTACGGCAACCCCGGGTCCGGGGTCGTGGTGCCGGTGGGGAGGCACGGCACCCTCGCGGTGGCCTCCCAGGAGCCGCAGGCAATCGGGCCGTTCGACCGGCACCTGATCGAGGTGCTTGGGAGCTACGCGGCGGTGGTGCTCGATCAACTTGGACACGAGCAGAGCCTCCGGGAGCGACAGGAAAAGATCGAGGCCCTCTACGAGGCCACCCAGCGCCTGCTTACCGCCGAGTAATTCGAATCGGTGTCCACGCGCATCCACAAGTTGCTCGAAGACATCTTCGACTACCCCCTCCAGAACACGGGATTCGTGGACGGCGAGAGCATTGTCCTGGACCAGACCTCGGCCGAGCATGCAGTGGGCGTGCCGCCTCCGGAGCGCCGGTCGACGGACGGAGACAGTCTCTCCGCCCAGGCCTTGCGCGGGCCGGCAATACGGTCGTGGTCGACGATGCGGGCTCCCTGGACAACGATGTGGAGTACGGGGCGCTCCGCACCGCCACGGCGGTTCCCATCGGGGAATGGGGCGTTGTCGTCATCGGCAAAACAGAGGTGGAGGCCTTCGATCCATTCAATCTCCGCCTGATCGAGGTGCTGTCGGGCTACGCCGCCCTCGTGCTCAACCGGCTGGACCGGGAGGCAACCCTCCGCGAAGCGAAGGAGGAGGCCGAAGAGGCAAGCCGGATGAAGTCGGCCCTGCTCGCAAACATGAGCCACGAGATCCGAACGCCCCTCACCTCCATCATCGGGTTTGCCGAGGTGGTTGGCACCGAGACCAGCACACTCGACCTGCCGACGGGCAGCCCGCTGCCCGACTGTGCCGACCGGATTGAACAAGGGGGAAGCGACTTCTCGATACGCTTGAGGGGGTGCTCAACCTCTCGAAGCTGGAGGCGGGCCAGATGGAGCTTGACGCCGAACCGGTGCCCCTGATCTCGGAGGTCCAGCGGGTCGCCGAAGAGCTTCAACCGAAGGCCCGGGAGAAGGAAATCGACCTTCGGTTGGAGACGGAAAACGCGTGGGCGGAGGCCGACGAGGGGGGCGTGCAAATTATCGCGCGAAACCTGCTTTCCAACGCGATCAAGTACACCGAGGCCGATGGAACCGTCTGGGTTCGGAGCTACAGGGCGGACGGCCGTGCGGTGCTGGAGGTCGAAGACACCGGCATCGGGATGGCACCGGAAGCGGTCGACGATCTTTTTGAGCCGTTCCGACAGGCGTCCGAAGGGTTTAGCCGCGAGTATGAGGGGACGGGCGTGGGACTGGCGGTCACGAAGAGGGCGGCCGAAGAGATGGACGGGAGTGTCGACGTCGACACCGAAGAGGGAGAAGGAAGCCGATTCACGGTGCGGCTTCCGACGGCCGGAGGGGGAGAAGCGAGCGAGAATGGAGAGCGGACGCCCTGATCGCGAGGGCGGACCCGTCGGTTGCTCTCGCCGGCCGACCGGCCCAGGGAATCCGGCTCGTCTTTCCTCGACGGGTGGGCCCCTCGACTGGCAGGCCCCTTGACTGGCGAGGCGTCGCCTGCATGAGAGGGGCCTCGTCCCTTCGAACGGCCCGTCGCCGGAGGGTCCCTTTTGCCCCGGCAACTTTGTTCCGGCAACCAGAACCGCCCGGACGGACCGCCCCCCCATGCTCCTTCTGAAAATTAATGTTGTGTAATCGAAAGCGCTTGCGGCAAAACGACGGAGGGCACTTGGGGTTGTTGGACCCGGCACTGACTGGCAGGGGCGAACCGCAACGGCGGGGCGGTCGTCCCCCGAACGAATTCTTCTCACGATCAGAGGGCACGCCCCATGACACCTCTTCGACGCCTGGCTCCGACATGCCACGGCCGCTCACGTCACCGAGTACGGCGGGGACTGTCCGCACTACCGCACGCGGACGACGTGGACGGTCCGCGTTCTCGACGGCTACGTCCGTTGCCAGGCGTGCGGACACAGTCCACTTGAACGAAACGGCTCCGTGCCGACGTGAGGGACGACCGTATCTTGTGGCTTGCAGCCCGCCTCAGGAGGAAAGGGACGGCGGGCGTTACCAGAAAACGACCAGCATCACCGCCGTGAGGGCGAGCACCGTGGCCGCGTGGACCCGGTAGTTCTTGTACCAGGCCATTGCGGGGCCGGTCTCAAGCACCCGATTCGCCCAGGTCAGGTCGTCGATCTCCTCCTCGGCCGGGGGAGGGCCCAGTGTCAGCGAGAAGGCGACGAGCATTCCGAGGCAGAGCGCCGTGAGGATGCCGGCGATGATCGTAAAGTGGAGGTCGATCGGTGCGTCGGCAAACAGGAGGCCGTCCTGGGCACACAGGAAGACGGCAATCGAAAGGGCATGGCCCCCCAGCAGCGTCGCGAAGGCCCCGCTGCCGTTTGTGCGCGGCCAGAAGATCCCGAGCAGAAAGACGGCCACCACCGGCGGCACCAGGTACGAGAGGACGGACTGAATGTAGCTCCACAGGCCCGGAAACTCGCGAATCTGCGGGGCCCACACCGCCGCGAAGAGCATCAGGATGATCGTCGTAACGCGGCCAACCGTGCCGACCTGTTGAGGCGTAAGGTCCGGCCACCGGGGCTTGACGAAATCGATGGTGATGAGCGTGGAGGCCGAGTTGAGCGTCGAGTCGATGGTGGACATGATGGCGGCGATGAGGCCGGCCATGACGAGCCCCACAATGCCCACCGGCAGCAGGTCCGTCACGAGCGTGGGAAAGACCTGATCGGGGTTGCCAAGGTCCGGGTACAGTTGCAGGGCGAAGGCCCCGGGCAGCACCATGATGAAGAGGGGGAGCAATTTTAGGAGGCCGCCGAGCATGGCCCCCCATCGGGCGTTGTCTAGGTCACGCGCCCCCAGGATGCGCTGCACGATGTACTGGTTGAGGCCCCAGTAGTAGAAGCCGAGGATGGGCACGCCCACGAGCGTTCCGAGCCAGGGGAGCCCCTCGGCCCCCATCGGGCGCATCAACGATAGATGCCCCTCTGGCAGCTGCGCCGTGGCCTGCGCCCAGGAGAAGTCGAACTCGGCGAATGTGATGCCGGCGATAAAGACAGACCCCACCAGCAGAATGACGGCCTGCAGAATGTCGGTGTAGACGACGGCCGCGAGCCCGCCGGCGGCGGTGTACACGCCGGCAATGAGCGCGAGGATGAAGCACGTCACGTAGAAGTCCATCTCCGGTCCCATGCCCGGGATAAGGTCTGGGAAGAACGTTTTGATGACCAGCGTCCCGGCATAGATCCCACCCGCCGTGTCGATAATGACGCTCGTAAAGATCGTGAGCCCCGAAAAGTACTTCCGGGAGCGGACGTCGAACCGCTTTTCCAGGTACTCCGGAATGGTCGTGAGGCCCGACCGGATGAAGAAGGGGACGAAGAAGACGGCGATGAACACGAGCACAATCCCGGCCATCCACTCGTAGTTCGAGACCGCAATGCCCGTCCGGTAGGCGTCGCCGGCGAGCCCGATCAGGGTCGTGCTCGAAATGTTCGACGCGAAGAGCGAGAACCCAATGGTGCCCCACGTGAGCGTGCGCCCGGCGAGAAAAAGGTCCTCACCACTCTCGATGCGCTGGGCCACGACGTACCCGATGATCCCGACGACGGCGAAGTACCCGACGATGATGGCCAGGTCTAGGGGGGCGAGGGGAAAGTCCGGGGACATGGGGCGGAATGGGATTGGGGAAACGCCGGAGCGTTTGCAGGAAGCCGTAATGGTTTCGCGGCCGTTGATGTAAGCGGTTACGAAAAAGTAGCAAGGGCGAGGAAGGGACGCAAGATGCAGTCTCGTGTGGAGGATCCGGCCGTGGCCCCAATTTGCTCCGGGGCAGCGGGCAAGACGGGGGCAAGACCCCTCCCGCAACGCGTGTGTTTGACTGCGTGTGTCTGAGAACGGGCTGTGCTACATGTGCATCACATATGTCAGTCACCGATACAGGCTCTTCAGGGCCGTTCCAGGGCGCCCAAGGAGCTCGTTGGCCAAAAATCCAACCATGTAGGCCAGAAGCTTTGCCACCGTTCGCGTCATGATGCCCCACACCGATCGAGCTCGGGTTTCTTCCATCTGGAACTGATCCTGCAGTGAACCAAACACACTTTCTATTCGAGCCCGAAGGCCGCGGTGCCAGGCCCGGAGCGTAGCCTCTTCTCTAGAGGCGGCTTCCTTGCTACGTCGAAGGGCATACCAGAGCGCTCCCCCGTTTTTTCCAAAAAGCCCCGTGAGCCAGTCCCCGCAGTACCCGTTGTCGGCCAGGAC is part of the Salinibacter ruber DSM 13855 genome and encodes:
- a CDS encoding sodium:solute symporter, with the translated sequence MSPDFPLAPLDLAIIVGYFAVVGIIGYVVAQRIESGEDLFLAGRTLTWGTIGFSLFASNISSTTLIGLAGDAYRTGIAVSNYEWMAGIVLVFIAVFFVPFFIRSGLTTIPEYLEKRFDVRSRKYFSGLTIFTSVIIDTAGGIYAGTLVIKTFFPDLIPGMGPEMDFYVTCFILALIAGVYTAAGGLAAVVYTDILQAVILLVGSVFIAGITFAEFDFSWAQATAQLPEGHLSLMRPMGAEGLPWLGTLVGVPILGFYYWGLNQYIVQRILGARDLDNARWGAMLGGLLKLLPLFIMVLPGAFALQLYPDLGNPDQVFPTLVTDLLPVGIVGLVMAGLIAAIMSTIDSTLNSASTLITIDFVKPRWPDLTPQQVGTVGRVTTIILMLFAAVWAPQIREFPGLWSYIQSVLSYLVPPVVAVFLLGIFWPRTNGSGAFATLLGGHALSIAVFLCAQDGLLFADAPIDLHFTIIAGILTALCLGMLVAFSLTLGPPPAEEEIDDLTWANRVLETGPAMAWYKNYRVHAATVLALTAVMLVVFW
- a CDS encoding TonB-dependent receptor: MFRRHRYVLVVLFLIGAATLAFSDAAAQSAGIIEGQVVDTGDGSPLPGANVVVEGTSIGTSTDPDGRFRLTSVPAGPQTLTVSFVSYKSSSTTVDVEAGQAQTVNVELASEVLEGEEVVVRGLRRSQFRSINQKRQSLNIVDALAADRIGNLPEKNIAEAVQRLPGIVLRNDRTEGRFVSIRGGAANLNNVTLNGNTLASTAGSRATALDLLPAEMVSNVEVTKAVTPDMPGNAIGGSIDISTLSAFDREGAFAFGSVRALSHDQQVPDLGETAFPFRANVTAGTKVGPDDAFGLLISASGSRRDFTTSGLKGEGWGEFSGEGSIDLRPDFGGAVVPEAQEQIVERNRRRRFAVNASLDWRPNKNVEVYLRPYYTFTDEKKLDNELEYNMVYDPEDYPGDPRPTTTESGARFARGFGSVDLSDTDEEESLWGGNLGVEHQFDGAVTLSASGSYSRGVLDRRQEDAEFETPETTRASGVADMGNFLFDYYPENPDYVGNGANYTANEVDLEYNENIENTYAAQADLRVPFSSAGVSGYVETGGQFQARDKSIDAADTGYDYVGGGSLTLADFEAPRVQTVQVGNGLMPFANTQAMVADFLGDLCNPSTEQRFAGERRCRASNAVYERVGAEDLAIADIEDDSENAEAIYAGFAMASVEVGALTALGGLRVEHTSTETDRFQLREDEEFDPEEDVVRQTFENAYTNVLPSLHLTLQATEALQLRAAWSNTIGRPEYDDLGAFSEVEIVEEGGNLLASVNEGNPTLDPFTAMNFDLAAEYYFPNGGLASIGGFHKRIDNAIYTFSSEQRNVQDPFGQGRTFDRISRSQLRNADLGTVTGVEIAYQQPFTFLPEPFNALGLNANTTLTTSDVDVPEYEDSPARPDYSFFQQSDLVYNIIPYVQTGGFEARVAINYQGEYLEGIDGSSPLEDEYVGDRTTVDINATYQFQSVLGEPELLLQVQNITNEPEVFQTGRAKNLGFHYRSGRTVTVGLSTEF
- a CDS encoding histidine kinase dimerization/phospho-acceptor domain-containing protein: MVDDAGSLDNDVEYGALRTATAVPIGEWGVVVIGKTEVEAFDPFNLRLIEVLSGYAALVLNRLDREATLREAKEEAEEASRMKSALLANMSHEIRTPLTSIIGFAEVVGTETSTLDLPTGSPLPDCADRIEQGGSDFSIRLRGCSTSRSWRRARWSLTPNRCP
- a CDS encoding sensor histidine kinase, encoding MLNLSKLEAGQMELDAEPVPLISEVQRVAEELQPKAREKEIDLRLETENAWAEADEGGVQIIARNLLSNAIKYTEADGTVWVRSYRADGRAVLEVEDTGIGMAPEAVDDLFEPFRQASEGFSREYEGTGVGLAVTKRAAEEMDGSVDVDTEEGEGSRFTVRLPTAGGGEASENGERTP